In a genomic window of Polycladomyces abyssicola:
- a CDS encoding Nif3-like dinuclear metal center hexameric protein, with translation MGIQGRELIRAMEAWAPPRLAVEKDRIGLQVGNPDAEVRGVLVTLDVTEDVVDEAIRLGANWIVAHHAVIYKPVSSLRTDRPAGRLYQKLLQHQIQVYIAHTNLDTADDGVNDVLAERLGLQDTEVLLPHIHERLKKIVVFVPEDHHEAVLNAMCEAGAGWIGQYSHCTFNVNGTGTFLPREGTNPYIGEQGKLERVKEIRLETIITESIQSRVIRAMLDAHPYEEVAYDLYPLDNSGPAMGLGRVGHLPQPVNLRQLAEQVKSAYEIDGVRFVGDPDRQVQRVAIMGGSGGRFYSAALDQQADVYITGDIDFHTAQDALADGLCLIDPGHHVERWVVPRVCEKLRSALPDVTITPSKVDTNPFRFA, from the coding sequence ATGGGGATTCAAGGACGTGAATTGATTCGGGCCATGGAAGCATGGGCTCCGCCGCGGTTGGCGGTGGAAAAAGATCGGATCGGCTTGCAAGTGGGAAATCCGGATGCAGAGGTTCGCGGGGTTTTGGTTACCTTGGATGTGACTGAAGACGTGGTGGATGAAGCGATTCGTCTTGGGGCGAACTGGATCGTGGCCCATCATGCGGTCATTTACAAACCGGTCTCATCGCTCCGGACGGACCGGCCTGCAGGTCGGTTATACCAAAAACTGTTACAGCATCAGATCCAGGTTTACATTGCCCATACCAATCTGGACACCGCCGATGACGGTGTCAACGATGTACTGGCGGAACGGTTGGGCTTGCAGGATACGGAAGTGTTGCTCCCGCATATTCACGAACGGTTGAAAAAAATCGTGGTCTTTGTACCGGAAGATCATCATGAAGCGGTGTTAAACGCCATGTGTGAAGCGGGTGCCGGTTGGATCGGCCAATACAGTCATTGTACGTTTAACGTGAACGGTACCGGTACGTTCCTTCCGCGGGAGGGAACCAACCCCTATATCGGCGAACAGGGAAAATTGGAGCGTGTCAAGGAAATCAGGCTGGAGACCATCATCACAGAATCGATTCAATCACGAGTCATTCGAGCGATGCTGGATGCACACCCCTACGAAGAAGTAGCTTACGACCTCTACCCCTTGGACAATTCAGGACCAGCCATGGGGCTGGGTCGCGTTGGCCATTTGCCGCAACCGGTGAATCTGCGGCAACTGGCTGAACAGGTCAAATCCGCATACGAAATCGATGGCGTACGGTTTGTGGGTGACCCGGATCGACAAGTGCAACGTGTGGCGATCATGGGCGGATCTGGTGGCCGTTTTTATTCCGCAGCATTGGATCAACAAGCGGATGTCTACATCACCGGGGACATTGATTTCCACACGGCGCAAGATGCGTTGGCTGACGGATTGTGCTTGATCGATCCGGGGCATCACGTAGAGCGCTGGGTCGTGCCCCGGGTCTGTGAAAAGTTGCGCTCGGCCTTGCCGGATGTGACGATTACACCTTCCAAAGTGGATACCAATCCATTCCGCTTTGCCTGA
- a CDS encoding tRNA (adenine(22)-N(1))-methyltransferase — protein MVQPNENAPSVQVSKRLKVIAQKVKPGTVADIGADHALLLITLADSGKLVRGIAGEIHTGPFQNALRRVRQAGWQEQIDVRQGDGLSVLRPGEVDVITIAGMGGALITRILEEGKEKLAGVRQLVLQPNTDGQYVRRWLADNGWTLTEEELVEDGGILYEILVAEPGENPGLYHQPPLTSEQLMILGPWLWKRRHPLLKRRIREILEEKHRIADRLQAAKSDEGLKRRAEIAREIEEWRRIEQWGFKDVN, from the coding sequence ATGGTGCAACCAAATGAGAATGCACCTTCCGTCCAAGTGTCCAAGCGGTTGAAAGTGATCGCGCAAAAGGTCAAGCCGGGAACAGTGGCGGATATCGGTGCCGATCACGCCTTGTTGTTGATTACACTGGCGGACTCCGGAAAGCTGGTTCGTGGAATTGCCGGGGAAATACATACAGGCCCATTCCAAAACGCGCTCAGACGTGTGCGGCAAGCCGGATGGCAAGAACAGATCGACGTTCGTCAAGGAGATGGGTTGTCCGTTTTGCGTCCGGGGGAAGTGGATGTCATCACGATCGCCGGGATGGGCGGTGCACTGATCACCCGCATATTGGAGGAAGGGAAAGAGAAATTGGCCGGTGTGCGTCAATTGGTGTTGCAGCCCAACACCGATGGCCAGTATGTTCGCCGATGGCTTGCGGACAACGGATGGACACTGACGGAGGAAGAGTTGGTGGAAGACGGGGGAATTTTATATGAAATCCTGGTTGCGGAACCAGGGGAAAATCCGGGGCTTTACCACCAACCTCCGTTGACGTCCGAACAACTGATGATCCTCGGGCCCTGGTTATGGAAAAGAAGACATCCGTTGCTCAAGCGAAGGATTCGGGAAATATTGGAGGAGAAACACCGCATCGCTGATCGGCTTCAGGCGGCGAAGTCGGATGAAGGCCTGAAGCGCAGAGCTGAGATTGCCCGTGAAATCGAAGAGTGGAGGAGGATCGAGCAATGGGGATTCAAGGACGTGAATTGA
- a CDS encoding spore germination protein, which translates to MKGRDVRPTSRAMPFRLGEANGLPTANQIFHAKIGKVDSTATINWGDTMNVSPSSNVKDIGGSFPIGDFSLNITGSPNQAIDPDIIDQAGEVRI; encoded by the coding sequence ATGAAAGGGCGGGACGTTCGCCCTACGTCCCGCGCGATGCCATTTCGATTAGGGGAGGCGAATGGATTGCCCACCGCCAATCAGATTTTCCATGCGAAGATCGGCAAAGTCGACTCCACCGCCACCATCAATTGGGGAGACACCATGAATGTCAGCCCATCGTCCAACGTCAAGGATATCGGCGGCTCATTTCCCATAGGAGATTTTTCTCTCAATATCACCGGCAGCCCCAATCAGGCGATTGACCCGGATATTATCGATCAAGCCGGGGAGGTACGTATTTAG
- a CDS encoding M1 family metallopeptidase produces the protein MIRRFFFWFGCLAVISVIVTGWSPRPMNVLRTASSAEKTERPHYRITAHYHDESAQVTGHVTVTLPAKQVSDLREVYFHLYPNAFAHWKWGAHTKPKQPGYLHVSRVKVDGVSVAQQVKETVMKVPLPQQVGTRKTVRIDMDYRLQLPKGGTRLNTFKRTAFLAQWYPMLAVKDQDGWHIEPYTTIGDPFYTRMSDFEITFHVPSGYRLITSARDPEDPVQGVVTTLRRHNVRDFAAVITKDYEQVQGKAGSVRVRLWYLPGMEDVAQELHDAAVSGMKFFSQRFGAYPYDEVDVVLGETGYGIAGMEYPGLVTSIPKIPTRQGERPAVNVVVHELAHQWWYGVVGNNQVKEPWLDEGLTTFSEFLFMHDQMGEDERELLIRAAEHCNRINRKTGVTSVESLYRYSDLVYGLMVYTRPAAMMWELADEIGKDKVLRILRTYYQRYQYQIATTEDFIRVANEVTGKDLTPFFDKWLYFKTR, from the coding sequence ATGATACGCCGTTTTTTCTTTTGGTTCGGTTGTTTGGCTGTGATCAGTGTAATTGTGACCGGTTGGTCGCCTCGTCCGATGAATGTGTTGCGGACGGCCTCATCTGCGGAAAAAACGGAGCGTCCGCATTATCGGATCACGGCCCATTATCATGACGAATCAGCACAGGTTACCGGTCATGTAACGGTGACATTACCCGCCAAACAGGTAAGTGATTTGCGGGAAGTCTATTTTCATTTGTATCCGAACGCTTTTGCGCATTGGAAATGGGGAGCCCATACCAAACCAAAGCAACCGGGGTATCTTCATGTTTCCCGTGTGAAAGTAGACGGCGTTTCCGTCGCCCAACAGGTGAAAGAGACGGTAATGAAGGTACCGTTGCCCCAACAAGTGGGAACAAGAAAGACAGTGCGGATCGACATGGATTACCGGTTGCAGTTGCCCAAGGGCGGCACCCGCTTGAACACATTCAAACGAACCGCTTTCTTGGCTCAATGGTATCCGATGCTGGCCGTAAAAGATCAAGACGGTTGGCATATTGAACCGTATACGACCATCGGCGACCCGTTTTACACCCGGATGTCCGATTTTGAGATTACATTCCATGTGCCTTCGGGATATCGTTTGATCACTTCGGCTCGTGACCCGGAAGACCCGGTACAAGGAGTTGTCACCACCCTGCGCCGTCACAATGTACGGGATTTTGCAGCCGTCATCACCAAAGATTATGAGCAGGTTCAGGGGAAGGCCGGTTCTGTTCGTGTACGGCTTTGGTATTTGCCCGGTATGGAGGACGTGGCCCAGGAGCTGCACGATGCTGCCGTATCCGGGATGAAGTTCTTCTCTCAACGTTTTGGCGCCTATCCGTATGACGAAGTGGATGTGGTATTGGGAGAAACAGGGTATGGGATCGCGGGGATGGAATATCCCGGTTTGGTCACTTCGATTCCCAAAATCCCCACACGACAAGGAGAACGGCCCGCCGTTAATGTAGTCGTCCACGAGTTGGCCCATCAGTGGTGGTATGGAGTGGTGGGCAACAATCAAGTGAAAGAGCCGTGGTTGGACGAAGGATTGACCACATTTTCCGAGTTTCTCTTCATGCATGACCAAATGGGAGAAGACGAGCGGGAGCTCCTGATCCGTGCCGCGGAGCACTGCAATCGAATCAACCGGAAAACGGGTGTCACCTCGGTTGAATCTTTGTACCGTTATTCGGATCTTGTTTACGGATTGATGGTGTATACCCGCCCGGCGGCTATGATGTGGGAACTGGCGGACGAAATCGGCAAGGACAAGGTGTTGCGGATTTTGAGAACGTATTATCAACGGTATCAGTATCAAATCGCTACCACCGAGGATTTTATCCGGGTTGCCAATGAAGTGACCGGCAAAGACCTGACTCCGTTTTTCGACAAGTGGCTGTACTTTAAAACACGATAA
- the hppD gene encoding 4-hydroxyphenylpyruvate dioxygenase: MEQQLQPASTEHDFFTIRDVDYLEIYTGNAKQAVHFFCRAFGFRLVAYSGLETGNRDYVSYVLKQGRIRLVVSGAYGPDHPITEFVKQHGDGIKDIALLVDDVETAYSEAVSRGGMPVKEPHELRDEHGVIKKAVIGTYGDTVHTLIERHQYHGLFAPGFSAPECDIPHHDAGLVAIDHVVGNVERMEEWVAYYENVMGFKQMIHFDDKDISTEYSALMSKVMHNGGRIKFPINEPAEGKRKSQIQEYLEFYRGAGVQHVALLTNDIVKTVTILRRNGVAFLSTPDAYYDALTERVGSIDESIEDLRRLNILVDRDDEGYLLQIFTQPIVDRPTLFIEIIQRKGARGFGEGNFKALFEAIEREQARRGNL, from the coding sequence ATGGAACAGCAATTGCAACCTGCTTCGACGGAGCATGATTTCTTTACGATCCGTGATGTGGATTATTTGGAAATCTACACGGGCAACGCAAAACAGGCGGTGCATTTCTTTTGCCGGGCATTCGGATTTCGTCTTGTGGCCTACAGCGGGTTGGAGACGGGAAATCGGGATTATGTTTCCTATGTACTGAAGCAAGGGAGGATCCGCCTGGTTGTAAGCGGTGCGTATGGTCCGGATCATCCGATTACCGAATTCGTGAAGCAACATGGTGACGGGATCAAGGATATCGCGCTGTTGGTGGATGATGTCGAAACCGCTTATTCGGAAGCGGTTTCAAGGGGTGGCATGCCGGTTAAAGAACCTCATGAATTACGGGATGAACACGGTGTGATCAAAAAAGCGGTCATCGGCACATACGGGGACACTGTCCATACTCTGATCGAACGGCATCAATATCACGGTTTGTTCGCCCCTGGATTTTCGGCACCTGAATGCGACATTCCCCATCATGACGCCGGGTTGGTCGCGATTGACCATGTGGTGGGCAATGTGGAGCGGATGGAGGAATGGGTTGCCTATTATGAGAATGTGATGGGCTTTAAGCAAATGATCCATTTTGACGACAAAGACATCAGTACTGAGTACTCGGCACTCATGTCCAAGGTGATGCACAACGGCGGACGAATCAAGTTTCCGATCAACGAGCCGGCCGAAGGCAAGCGGAAATCGCAGATCCAGGAGTACCTAGAATTTTATCGAGGTGCAGGGGTGCAGCATGTGGCCTTGCTGACCAACGATATCGTTAAAACCGTGACAATTCTGCGACGTAACGGAGTGGCGTTCTTGTCCACACCCGATGCGTATTATGATGCCTTGACCGAACGTGTGGGAAGCATCGATGAATCGATCGAGGATTTGCGACGACTCAACATTTTGGTAGATCGGGATGACGAGGGTTACCTCCTGCAGATTTTTACTCAACCGATCGTCGACCGACCCACCCTTTTCATTGAGATTATTCAGCGCAAGGGAGCACGCGGATTCGGGGAGGGAAACTTCAAAGCACTGTTCGAAGCGATCGAACGCGAACAGGCACGACGTGGCAATCTGTAG
- a CDS encoding AMP-binding protein: MAELLEITLGDLLDQMADRLADHPAVVYPEYGLRWSYREFQQQCNRAARGLMKLGLKKGDHLAIWARNEPEWLVTQFATGKMGAVLITVNTNYRTRELEYLLRQSDTETLILMEQFKGNNYVEMLMEICPELNDCKPGELRSERLPKLKNVILLGRERKPGMFLWDDILQMGDEVTDEELVQRQQSLHPEDVINMQYTSGTTGFPKGVMLTHRNIVNNARNIAECMRLTHQDRLCIPVPFFHCFGCVLGTLACVSVGATMVPITEFDPLRVLEAVEQERCTGLHGVPTMFIAELNHPEFDRFDLSSLRTGIMAGSNCPIELMKKVVDVMGAREITIVYGQTESSPGITQTRTDDPIELRVSSVGRALPNVEVKIVDPNTGAEVEPGVQGELCTRGYHVMKGYYKMPEATKEVLDDDGWLHTGDLATMNENGYVRITGRLKDMIIRGGENIYPREIEEFLYTHPKILDVQIVGVPDEKYGEQVMAFVRVKEGETLTLEELQDFCRGQIAHFKIPQALQIVTEYPMTASGKIQKYKLREMAVQIRQSQT, from the coding sequence GTGGCGGAACTTCTCGAAATCACGTTGGGTGATCTGTTGGATCAAATGGCAGATCGGTTGGCGGATCATCCTGCGGTGGTCTATCCGGAGTACGGGTTGCGTTGGAGTTACCGGGAATTCCAGCAGCAATGCAACCGGGCTGCGCGCGGCTTGATGAAATTGGGATTAAAAAAGGGAGATCATCTGGCGATCTGGGCGAGAAACGAGCCGGAGTGGTTGGTGACTCAATTTGCCACAGGCAAGATGGGTGCCGTCCTCATCACGGTCAATACCAACTACCGTACTCGAGAACTGGAATATCTGCTGCGCCAGTCAGATACGGAAACCTTGATCTTGATGGAACAGTTCAAAGGAAACAATTACGTCGAGATGCTGATGGAGATCTGTCCCGAATTGAATGATTGCAAGCCGGGGGAATTGCGTTCCGAGCGCTTGCCCAAGTTGAAGAACGTCATCCTCCTGGGGCGGGAGCGAAAGCCGGGCATGTTTTTGTGGGATGACATCCTTCAAATGGGAGACGAAGTGACCGACGAGGAACTGGTGCAGCGGCAGCAGTCGTTGCATCCGGAAGATGTGATCAACATGCAATACACGTCGGGTACCACCGGATTTCCCAAAGGCGTCATGCTCACCCATCGCAACATTGTCAACAATGCGCGCAACATCGCCGAGTGTATGCGGTTAACCCATCAGGACCGCCTCTGCATCCCGGTTCCGTTTTTCCACTGTTTCGGGTGTGTGTTGGGTACGTTGGCTTGTGTTTCCGTTGGTGCGACGATGGTTCCGATTACGGAATTCGATCCGCTCCGGGTGCTCGAAGCGGTGGAACAGGAACGCTGTACCGGTTTGCACGGGGTGCCGACCATGTTTATCGCCGAGCTGAATCATCCCGAGTTCGATCGATTTGATTTGTCTTCCCTTCGTACGGGCATCATGGCCGGTTCCAACTGCCCGATCGAACTGATGAAAAAAGTGGTCGACGTGATGGGCGCACGGGAAATCACCATCGTTTACGGTCAAACTGAATCCTCGCCAGGAATCACGCAGACACGGACGGATGATCCGATCGAATTGCGTGTCAGTTCGGTAGGAAGGGCTTTGCCCAATGTGGAAGTGAAGATCGTGGACCCCAATACGGGGGCCGAAGTGGAGCCGGGTGTGCAGGGAGAATTGTGTACCAGGGGTTACCATGTGATGAAAGGATACTACAAAATGCCTGAAGCCACAAAGGAAGTTTTAGATGATGACGGGTGGCTGCACACGGGCGATCTGGCGACCATGAACGAAAACGGGTACGTTCGCATCACCGGTCGGCTGAAAGATATGATCATCCGTGGCGGGGAAAACATTTACCCGCGGGAAATAGAGGAGTTTCTCTACACACATCCCAAAATCCTCGATGTGCAGATTGTCGGTGTCCCTGATGAAAAATATGGCGAGCAGGTGATGGCATTTGTTCGCGTCAAAGAGGGAGAGACATTGACACTGGAGGAACTGCAAGATTTTTGTCGGGGGCAAATCGCCCACTTCAAAATTCCGCAGGCACTTCAGATCGTGACGGAGTATCCCATGACGGCCAGCGGGAAAATTCAGAAGTACAAGTTGCGGGAGATGGCTGTACAGATACGCCAATCCCAAACTTGA
- a CDS encoding acyl-CoA dehydrogenase, producing MNFDLTEEQKMIRKLMRDFAEGEVAPTADERDRTKRFPKEVFEKMAELNLMGLPFPEEYGGGGADTVSFAIAVEELSRVCASTGITYSAHISLGCAPLYLFGTEEQKQKYLVPLCRGETLGAFGLTEPNAGSDAGGTKTTAVREGNEWVINGSKCFITNASYARFVSLTAVTGKNGEKPEITAFIVPTDSEGFQVIDQYHKMGLHSSNTTELVLDHVRVPHENILGKIGEGFKQFLITLDGGRIGIGAMAVGIAQGAYEAALQYAKERMQFGQSISKFQVIQHKLADMAMYIELARNMVYKAAWLKDQGRRFTKEASMCKLFASEVAMKVCNQAVQIHGGYGYMHDYKVERFFRDAKLTEIGEGTSEIQRNIIAREIGC from the coding sequence ATGAATTTCGACCTGACGGAAGAGCAGAAAATGATCCGTAAATTGATGCGTGATTTCGCCGAAGGAGAGGTGGCTCCTACCGCCGATGAGCGGGATCGTACCAAACGGTTTCCCAAAGAAGTGTTTGAGAAGATGGCTGAGCTCAATCTGATGGGGCTACCGTTTCCCGAGGAATACGGCGGCGGCGGTGCAGACACGGTCAGCTTCGCCATCGCGGTGGAAGAGCTGAGCCGGGTGTGCGCTTCTACGGGCATTACGTATTCTGCTCACATCTCGTTGGGTTGTGCCCCGTTGTATTTGTTCGGTACCGAAGAACAGAAACAAAAATATCTGGTTCCGCTTTGCCGCGGGGAAACGCTCGGGGCATTCGGGCTGACTGAGCCCAATGCCGGTTCGGACGCTGGAGGGACCAAGACGACTGCGGTACGTGAAGGAAATGAATGGGTGATCAATGGCTCCAAATGTTTCATCACCAATGCCAGTTACGCCCGTTTTGTGTCATTGACGGCAGTGACGGGGAAAAATGGGGAGAAACCCGAGATCACCGCGTTTATCGTCCCGACAGATTCGGAAGGCTTTCAAGTGATCGATCAATATCACAAAATGGGCCTGCACAGTTCCAACACGACCGAATTAGTGCTGGATCATGTTCGTGTGCCGCATGAAAACATCCTGGGCAAGATCGGGGAAGGGTTCAAACAGTTTTTGATCACGCTGGATGGCGGACGGATCGGCATCGGGGCGATGGCGGTCGGAATTGCACAGGGGGCGTATGAAGCGGCATTGCAATACGCCAAGGAACGGATGCAGTTTGGCCAATCCATTTCGAAATTTCAGGTCATTCAACATAAACTGGCTGACATGGCCATGTACATCGAATTGGCCCGCAACATGGTGTACAAGGCAGCTTGGCTCAAGGACCAGGGGCGTCGATTCACCAAAGAAGCATCCATGTGCAAACTGTTCGCCTCCGAGGTGGCGATGAAGGTATGCAACCAAGCGGTCCAAATCCATGGAGGCTATGGATACATGCATGATTACAAGGTGGAACGCTTTTTCCGTGACGCCAAATTGACGGAAATCGGAGAAGGAACTTCGGAAATCCAGCGAAACATCATCGCCCGGGAAATCGGGTGTTGA
- the rpoD gene encoding RNA polymerase sigma factor RpoD, protein MDLTLEQMKEQLIDLGKKRGVLSYKEIMEKLSAYDQDSQQIDEFFEQLADQGIEVINEDVDDDMVFDDDDTHPEEEYLDDDLSVPPGVKINDPVRMYLKEIGRVPLLSAEEEVELAKRIEQGDEEAKRRLAEANLRLVVSIAKRYVGRGMLFLDLIQEGNMGLIKAVEKFDYRKGYKFSTYATWWIRQAITRAIADQARTIRIPVHMVETINKLIRVSRQLLQELGREPTPEEIAKEMNLSPEKVREIMKIAQEPVSLETPIGEEDDSHLGDFIPDDDAQAPADAAAYELLKEQLKEVLDTLSEREENVLRLRFGLDDGRTRTLEEVGKVFGVTRERIRQIEAKALRKLRHPSRSKRLKDFLE, encoded by the coding sequence ATGGATCTTACTTTGGAGCAAATGAAAGAACAACTGATCGACCTCGGCAAGAAACGGGGCGTTCTCAGCTATAAAGAGATTATGGAAAAATTGTCCGCCTACGATCAGGATTCCCAACAAATCGATGAGTTTTTCGAGCAGTTGGCTGATCAGGGGATCGAAGTGATCAACGAAGACGTGGATGATGATATGGTCTTCGATGATGACGATACGCATCCTGAAGAAGAATATCTGGACGATGACCTGAGTGTGCCTCCGGGTGTCAAAATCAACGACCCGGTTCGGATGTACTTGAAGGAGATTGGACGTGTACCGCTGTTATCTGCAGAGGAAGAAGTCGAACTCGCCAAGCGGATCGAACAGGGGGACGAAGAAGCCAAACGGCGTCTCGCCGAGGCCAACCTCCGTCTGGTGGTCAGCATCGCCAAACGGTATGTGGGCCGGGGCATGCTGTTCCTGGATCTGATCCAAGAAGGCAATATGGGTCTGATCAAAGCTGTCGAGAAATTCGACTATCGCAAAGGGTACAAGTTCAGTACCTACGCCACGTGGTGGATTCGCCAAGCGATCACCCGTGCGATTGCGGATCAGGCCCGCACGATCCGAATCCCGGTGCATATGGTCGAGACGATCAACAAACTGATCCGGGTTTCCCGTCAGCTGTTGCAGGAATTGGGACGGGAGCCCACGCCGGAGGAAATTGCCAAGGAGATGAACCTCAGCCCCGAAAAGGTTCGCGAGATCATGAAAATTGCCCAAGAACCGGTCTCGCTGGAAACACCGATCGGGGAAGAAGACGACTCTCATCTGGGAGATTTCATCCCCGACGACGACGCGCAGGCGCCAGCGGATGCGGCCGCCTACGAGTTGTTGAAGGAACAGCTGAAGGAAGTGCTGGACACCCTGTCCGAGCGCGAAGAAAATGTGTTACGTCTCCGGTTTGGGTTGGACGACGGACGCACCCGCACACTGGAAGAAGTGGGCAAGGTGTTCGGCGTCACCCGGGAGCGGATTCGGCAGATCGAAGCAAAAGCACTCCGCAAATTGCGCCATCCCAGCCGAAGCAAACGGCTCAAAGATTTCCTCGAATAA
- the dnaG gene encoding DNA primase, translating into MGRIPDEVIDQVREHFDILDVVGQYVQLKRSGRNYFGLCPFHSEKTPSFSVAPDKQIFYCFGCGAGGDVIKFMMEIEQLTFVEAVRHLADQAGIALPEADREDRPEDDRRTRLRQALDLAARLYHHLLVNTDHGQPARAYLERRGVSMETIREFQIGYAPASRHFLLSFLKGRGYREQEMEEAGLISIRENGNGYYDRFRGRIMFPIHDAQGRVIGFGGRLLGEGRPKYLNSPETPVFHKGRNLFNLHRARQAMRKDQQAVLFEGYMDVIAAWQAGIRSGVASLGTSLTEEQARVIRRNAEVAIICYDADDAGQSAADRGLELLHEQGVIVKVAQLPQGMDPDDYIRDQGAESFRRDVIGSALPLTAFKLERLKKDFDLRDEPQRLKYLTLALEVIADLPLAIEQDHYVRRLAEEHRLSLDALKQELRRIRRRKQRENRGDKGQTKWNNEYHNTKHMVGPDRRNAAHEAEKQLLAMMIRDKEIAAYVQEAIGADFHVDEYQAIVARLYAYYAEGYPADPGRFLHYVKDSELSSYISELAMMDIPDDIPGKAVDDCIRRIRLHSIHLQLLDIKRQIEEAERAGDTAKAAQLGIELLQLEKKKKMLA; encoded by the coding sequence ATGGGGCGTATCCCTGACGAAGTCATCGACCAAGTCCGGGAACATTTTGATATCTTGGACGTAGTGGGTCAATATGTGCAACTGAAGCGAAGCGGTCGCAATTATTTCGGTTTATGCCCGTTTCACTCAGAAAAAACCCCTTCCTTTTCCGTCGCTCCCGACAAGCAGATTTTTTATTGTTTCGGATGTGGTGCAGGCGGCGATGTGATTAAATTCATGATGGAGATTGAACAGCTCACCTTTGTCGAAGCAGTGCGCCATCTGGCCGATCAGGCCGGAATCGCCCTGCCGGAGGCGGATCGGGAGGACCGGCCGGAGGATGACAGGCGCACCCGTTTACGTCAGGCGTTGGACTTGGCGGCGCGGTTGTACCATCACCTGCTGGTGAATACAGATCACGGTCAGCCGGCACGGGCATATCTGGAACGTCGGGGGGTGAGCATGGAGACGATCCGCGAGTTTCAGATCGGATATGCTCCTGCCTCTCGGCACTTCCTTCTGTCGTTTCTTAAAGGAAGAGGATATCGGGAGCAGGAGATGGAGGAAGCGGGGCTGATCTCGATTCGCGAAAACGGGAATGGTTACTATGACCGGTTCCGCGGACGGATCATGTTTCCGATCCATGACGCGCAAGGCCGTGTAATCGGGTTCGGTGGCAGGCTATTGGGTGAAGGACGGCCCAAATACCTGAACAGCCCGGAAACACCTGTCTTCCACAAGGGACGTAATCTGTTCAACCTGCACCGTGCCCGCCAGGCGATGCGCAAAGATCAGCAAGCCGTCCTGTTTGAAGGTTATATGGACGTAATCGCTGCCTGGCAGGCAGGGATTCGTTCCGGTGTGGCGTCCCTGGGCACTTCGCTTACGGAGGAGCAGGCCCGCGTGATCCGGCGCAATGCGGAGGTGGCCATCATCTGCTACGATGCGGATGATGCCGGTCAATCGGCGGCCGATCGCGGACTGGAACTGCTCCACGAACAGGGGGTCATCGTCAAAGTGGCGCAACTGCCGCAAGGGATGGATCCCGATGATTATATCCGTGATCAGGGTGCCGAATCATTTCGCCGGGACGTCATTGGTTCCGCTCTCCCGTTGACTGCGTTCAAACTGGAGCGCCTGAAAAAGGATTTCGATCTCCGGGATGAGCCGCAACGGTTGAAATATTTGACGCTGGCTCTGGAAGTGATCGCTGACCTTCCCCTTGCCATTGAGCAGGACCATTATGTCCGTCGATTGGCAGAAGAGCACCGGCTGTCCCTGGATGCCCTGAAACAGGAACTCAGGCGCATCCGGCGTCGCAAACAAAGAGAAAACAGAGGGGATAAAGGTCAAACTAAGTGGAATAATGAATATCATAATACCAAACACATGGTCGGTCCAGACAGACGCAACGCTGCGCATGAGGCTGAAAAGCAGTTGCTTGCCATGATGATCCGTGACAAGGAAATCGCTGCGTATGTACAGGAAGCGATCGGCGCGGACTTTCACGTTGATGAATATCAAGCCATCGTTGCACGCCTGTATGCGTATTATGCCGAGGGGTATCCGGCCGATCCGGGACGGTTCCTGCATTACGTCAAGGATTCCGAGCTGTCATCGTACATCAGTGAATTGGCGATGATGGACATTCCGGACGATATTCCCGGTAAGGCCGTGGACGATTGCATCCGTCGCATCCGCCTTCATTCCATTCATCTTCAATTATTGGATATCAAACGTCAGATCGAAGAAGCAGAACGTGCTGGTGACACCGCAAAGGCGGCCCAGTTGGGAATCGAGCTTCTGCAGCTGGAAAAGAAAAAGAAAATGCTGGCCTGA